A window of Vidua chalybeata isolate OUT-0048 chromosome 27, bVidCha1 merged haplotype, whole genome shotgun sequence contains these coding sequences:
- the LOC128800714 gene encoding uncharacterized LOC729966 homolog isoform X2 — translation MAGGALRLLCCAAALLAAAGLGPGSAIAVSPKSSATAVSPSPSRSGKTSRSAPPPSSPSNTTTTTTTTSSSTSRSTRPPSSPSNTTTTTTTSSSTSRSTTPPSSPSSTTTTTTTPSSTSRSSRPPSSPSNTTTTTTTPSKTSRSAPPPSPSSTTTTTTPHNNSGSTPPPSSPSNTTTAPSSARTPGSTTPLTPSSNATTAPTPSHTSVSRSTEHPSNSTTPPAPSSPRPSGPASPSSPTPTVSPNSTSTVTTSSRTTAATGSTAGSSGQRPTELSPGVVVLISLAVCLLVAGAAMLLVRLSRRGTPPFQHLDEVPMSKVMEGSPVTPPTPS, via the exons ATGGCCGGGGGCGCGCTCCGCCTGCTCTGCTGCGCCGCTGCCCTGCTCGCTGCCGCAG GTCTGGGGCCAGGATCTGCCATCGCAGTGTCTCCAAAGAGCTCAGCGACAGCCGTGTCACCGTCTCCATCCCGTTCAGGCAAAACCTCGAGATCAGCCCCAcctccatcatctccatccaacaccaccaccacaacaacaacaacttCATCCAGTACCTCGAGATCAACAAGAcctccatcatctccatccaacaccaccaccacaacaACAACTTCATCCAGTACCTCGAGATCAACAACAcctccatcatctccatccagcaccaccaccacgACAACAACTCCATCCAGTACCTCGAGATCATCAAGAcctccatcatctccatccaacaccaccaccacaacaACAACTCCATCCAAGACCTCGAGATCAGCCCCACCTCCATCTCcatccagcaccaccaccacgACAACTCCACACAATAACTCGGGATCAACACCAcctccatcatctccatccAACACCACCACAGCTCCATCTTCAGCCAGGACACCGGGATCAACAACACCTTTGACACCCTCATCCAATGCCACCACGGCACCAACTCCATCCCACACGAGCGTGTCCAGATCCACAGAGCATCCATCCAACTCAACCACACCGCCAGCCCCATCCTCACCCAGGCCCTCTGGGcctgcttctcccagctcccccacGCCCACCGTGAGCCCCAACAGCACCAGCACTGTCACCACCAGCTCCAGAACGACAGCAGccactggcagcacagctgggagctccG GGCAGCGCCCCACTGAGCTGAGCCCTGGTGTGGTCGTCCTCATCTCCCTCGCCGTCTGCCTGCTGGTGGCGGGGGCGGCCATGCTGCTGGTGCGGCTGTCCCGGCGCGGGACCCCCCCCTTCCAGCACCTGGATGAGGTGCCCATG aGCAAAGTGATGGAGGGGTCCCCCGtcaccccccccacccccagctga
- the LOC128800714 gene encoding uncharacterized LOC729966 homolog isoform X1, producing MIPVKLGGGAGAAALPGPCQGPAMWLLSSSLLQGLGPGSAIAVSPKSSATAVSPSPSRSGKTSRSAPPPSSPSNTTTTTTTTSSSTSRSTRPPSSPSNTTTTTTTSSSTSRSTTPPSSPSSTTTTTTTPSSTSRSSRPPSSPSNTTTTTTTPSKTSRSAPPPSPSSTTTTTTPHNNSGSTPPPSSPSNTTTAPSSARTPGSTTPLTPSSNATTAPTPSHTSVSRSTEHPSNSTTPPAPSSPRPSGPASPSSPTPTVSPNSTSTVTTSSRTTAATGSTAGSSGQRPTELSPGVVVLISLAVCLLVAGAAMLLVRLSRRGTPPFQHLDEVPMSKVMEGSPVTPPTPS from the exons ATGATCCCTGTGAAGCTGGGAGGtggggcaggtgctgctgccctgccaggaccctgccaGGGTCCTGCCATGTGGTtgctcagcagctctctccTCCAAGGTCTGGGGCCAGGATCTGCCATCGCAGTGTCTCCAAAGAGCTCAGCGACAGCCGTGTCACCGTCTCCATCCCGTTCAGGCAAAACCTCGAGATCAGCCCCAcctccatcatctccatccaacaccaccaccacaacaacaacaacttCATCCAGTACCTCGAGATCAACAAGAcctccatcatctccatccaacaccaccaccacaacaACAACTTCATCCAGTACCTCGAGATCAACAACAcctccatcatctccatccagcaccaccaccacgACAACAACTCCATCCAGTACCTCGAGATCATCAAGAcctccatcatctccatccaacaccaccaccacaacaACAACTCCATCCAAGACCTCGAGATCAGCCCCACCTCCATCTCcatccagcaccaccaccacgACAACTCCACACAATAACTCGGGATCAACACCAcctccatcatctccatccAACACCACCACAGCTCCATCTTCAGCCAGGACACCGGGATCAACAACACCTTTGACACCCTCATCCAATGCCACCACGGCACCAACTCCATCCCACACGAGCGTGTCCAGATCCACAGAGCATCCATCCAACTCAACCACACCGCCAGCCCCATCCTCACCCAGGCCCTCTGGGcctgcttctcccagctcccccacGCCCACCGTGAGCCCCAACAGCACCAGCACTGTCACCACCAGCTCCAGAACGACAGCAGccactggcagcacagctgggagctccG GGCAGCGCCCCACTGAGCTGAGCCCTGGTGTGGTCGTCCTCATCTCCCTCGCCGTCTGCCTGCTGGTGGCGGGGGCGGCCATGCTGCTGGTGCGGCTGTCCCGGCGCGGGACCCCCCCCTTCCAGCACCTGGATGAGGTGCCCATG aGCAAAGTGATGGAGGGGTCCCCCGtcaccccccccacccccagctga
- the JUND gene encoding transcription factor JunD, whose translation METPFYHDDVLSGLGSGFAPSSGSSGLLLPFPGGSMMKKDALGMALPEQVAAALKAPGAASGEAAGLLGSAELGLLKLASPELERLIIQSNGLVTTTPTSGQFLYPKAAASEEQEFAEGFVKALEDLHKQNQLGGGAAGSGGGAGGGGGGGSGGAGELPAAGMAPEPPVYANLSTYPAVSYAADPGPFAAPPPRLPPPPPPPPLKDEPQIVPEVPSFGESPPLSPIDMDTQERIKAERKRLRNRIAASKCRKRKLERISRLEEKVKSLKSQNTELASTASLLREQVAQLKQKVLSHVNSGCQLLPQHQHQVPAY comes from the coding sequence ATGGAAACACCCTTCTACCATGATGATGTGTTGAGCGGCCTCGGCAGCGGCTTCGCCCCGTCCTCCGGCAGCAGCGggctcctcctgcctttccccgGCGGCAGCATGATGAAGAAGGACGCGCTCGGGATGGCCTTACCGGAACAGGTGGCGGCGGCGCTGAAAGCCCCCGGCGCGGCCAGCGGCGAGGCGGCGGGGCTGCTGGGCTCGGccgagctggggctgctcaagCTGGCGTCCCCGGAGCTGGAGCGGCTCATCATCCAGTCCAACGGGCTGGTCACCACCACCCCGACCAGCGGCCAGTTCCTCTACCCTAAAGCGGCCGCCTCCGAGGAGCAGGAGTTCGCCGAGGGTTTCGTGAAGGCGCTGGAGGACTTGCACAAGCAGAACCAGCtgggcggcggcgcggcggggagcggcggcggcgcgggcggcggcggcgggggaggAAGCGGCGGCGCGGGCGAGCTGCCCGCCGCCGGGATGGCCCCGGAGCCGCCGGTCTACGCCAACCTCAGCACCTACCCGGCCGTCAGCTACGCCGCCGACCCCGGCCCGTtcgcggcgccgccgccgcggctgcccccgccgccgcccccgccgccgctaAAGGACGAGCCGCAGATCGTGCCGGAGGTGCCGAGCTTCGGGGAGAgccccccgctgtcccccatCGACATGGACACGCAGGAGCGCATCAAGGCGGAACGGAAGCGGCTGAGGAACCGCATCGCCGCCTCCAAGTGCCGCAAGAGGAAGCTGGAGCGGATCTCCCGGCTGGAGGAGAAGGTGAAGAGCCTCAAGAGCCAGAACACGGAGCTCGCCTCCACCGCCAGCCTGCTCCGCGAGCAGGTCGCCCAGCTCAAGCAGAAGGTGCTCAGCCACGTCAACAGcggctgccagctcctgccccagcaccagcaccaggtGCCGGCGTACTGA
- the LSM4 gene encoding U6 snRNA-associated Sm-like protein LSm4, producing the protein MLPLSLLKTAQNHPMLVELKNGETYNGHLVSCDNWMNINLREVICTSRDGDKFWRMPECYIRGSTIKYLRIPDEIIDMVKEEVVSKGRGRGGMQQQKQQKGRGVGGAGRGVFGGRGRGIPGSGRGQQEKKPGRQSAKQ; encoded by the exons ATG CTGCCCCTGTCCTTGCTGAAGACGGCGCAGAACCACCCCATG CTGGTGGAGCTGAAGAACGGGGAGACGTACAACGGGCACCTGGTGAGCTGCGACAACTGGATGAACATCAACCTGCGGGAGGTCATCTGCACATCACGG GACGGGGACAAGTTCTGGAGGATGCCAGAGTGCTACATCCGTGGCAGCACCATCAAATACCTGCGGATCCCCGACGAAATCATTGACATGGTGAAGGAGGAGGTGGTGTCCAAGGGCAGAGGCCGTGgtgggatgcagcagcagaagcagcagaagggcCGTGGGGTTGGAGGAGCTGGACgag GTGTGTTTGGTGGCCGTGGCCGAGGAATTccaggcagtggaagaggccagcaggaaaaaaagccaggcAGGCAATCAGCCAAGCAGTGA
- the PGPEP1 gene encoding pyroglutamyl-peptidase 1 isoform X1: protein MEKPRRAVVVTGFGPFGEHAVNASWIAVQELEKLGLRDDVDLHVYEVPVEYQTVQRLIPALWKKHSPQLVVHVGVSGMATTVTLEKCGHNVGYKGLDNCRFCPGSQCCVEGGPECIDSIIDMDAVCRRVSALGLDVTVTISKDAGRYLCDFTYYTSLYQSRGRSAFVHVPPLGKPYSAEQLGRALQAIIEEMLDLLEHSEDKINCQHEH, encoded by the exons ATGGAGAAGCCGCGGCGGGCGGTGGTGGTGACGG gGTTTGGGCCGTTTGGAGAACACGCTGTGAACGCCAGCTGGATTGCAGTCCAG gagctggagaagctggggctgagggatgACGTGGATCTGCACGTCTACGAGGTCCCTGTTGAGTACCAGACCGTGCAGAGACTCATTCCTGCCTTGTGGAAGAAGCACAGTCCCCAA CTGGTGGTTCACGTGGGCGTGTCGGGCATGGCCACCACTGTCACCCTGGAGAAGTGTGGCCACAACGTGGGCTACAAGGGGCTGGACAACTGTCGCTTCTGCCCGGGCTCCCAGTGCTGCGTGGAGGGAGGCCCCGAGTGCATCGACTCCATCATCGACATGGACGCCGTGTGCAGGAGGGTCTCGGCGCTGGGGCTCGACGTCACCGTCACCATCTCCAAGGACGCCGGCAG GTACCTCTGTGACTTCACCTACTACACCTCCTTGTACCAGAGCCGTGGGAGGTCAGCATTTGTCCACGTTCCTCCTCTGGGAAAACCTTATTCTGCAGAACAGCTGGGCCGGGCCCTGCAGGCCATCATAGAGGAAATGTTGGATCTTTTGGAGCATTCCGAAGACAAAATCAATTGTCAGCATGAACACTGA
- the PGPEP1 gene encoding pyroglutamyl-peptidase 1 isoform X2, whose translation MATTVTLEKCGHNVGYKGLDNCRFCPGSQCCVEGGPECIDSIIDMDAVCRRVSALGLDVTVTISKDAGRYLCDFTYYTSLYQSRGRSAFVHVPPLGKPYSAEQLGRALQAIIEEMLDLLEHSEDKINCQHEH comes from the exons ATGGCCACCACTGTCACCCTGGAGAAGTGTGGCCACAACGTGGGCTACAAGGGGCTGGACAACTGTCGCTTCTGCCCGGGCTCCCAGTGCTGCGTGGAGGGAGGCCCCGAGTGCATCGACTCCATCATCGACATGGACGCCGTGTGCAGGAGGGTCTCGGCGCTGGGGCTCGACGTCACCGTCACCATCTCCAAGGACGCCGGCAG GTACCTCTGTGACTTCACCTACTACACCTCCTTGTACCAGAGCCGTGGGAGGTCAGCATTTGTCCACGTTCCTCCTCTGGGAAAACCTTATTCTGCAGAACAGCTGGGCCGGGCCCTGCAGGCCATCATAGAGGAAATGTTGGATCTTTTGGAGCATTCCGAAGACAAAATCAATTGTCAGCATGAACACTGA